One Azospirillum sp. TSA2s genomic region harbors:
- a CDS encoding DUF4398 domain-containing protein, with amino-acid sequence MTRKSANPIRWRAAAVLSAALGMAACASDVPPPTAQLGAASQAVQEAERANALQYAPVALQSARDKLAAADKAMRADERTRARRLAEEARVDAELATVTSQRAVTQQAATAVRKSAIPNAPQSAAAPNAAPVYSGSSYGTSGYGDSNLSGSSYGAPATVPNAVPPAPAGSLGTIGGTSGGNSWGYSYPEVRQ; translated from the coding sequence ATGACCCGCAAATCCGCGAACCCGATCCGGTGGCGAGCCGCCGCCGTGCTGTCGGCGGCGCTGGGCATGGCCGCCTGCGCCTCCGACGTGCCGCCGCCCACCGCCCAGCTCGGCGCCGCTTCCCAGGCGGTGCAGGAGGCCGAGCGCGCCAACGCCCTGCAATACGCTCCCGTCGCGCTGCAGAGCGCCCGTGACAAGCTGGCCGCCGCCGACAAGGCGATGCGGGCCGACGAACGCACCCGTGCCCGCCGTCTGGCCGAAGAGGCCCGCGTCGATGCCGAACTGGCGACGGTGACCTCGCAGCGCGCGGTGACGCAGCAGGCCGCCACCGCGGTCCGCAAGTCGGCGATTCCCAACGCCCCGCAATCGGCTGCCGCGCCGAACGCGGCGCCGGTCTACAGCGGGTCGAGCTATGGCACGTCCGGTTACGGCGATTCCAACCTGAGCGGCTCCAGCTACGGGGCTCCGGCCACCGTTCCGAATGCCGTTCCGCCCGCGCCGGCCGGTTCCCTCGGCACCATTGGCGGCACGAGCGGCGGCAACAGCTGGGGCTACAGTTATCCGGAGGTGCGTCAATGA
- a CDS encoding DedA family protein — protein MTEWIIQIVQQFGYLGIFLMLILARVLPPVPAETVIPLAGMGAATGEFNLLLVALAAGLGSAVGELVWYLPAHWMGRERFEAFLRRHGHWLTVKPEQVHRATEWFARRGGLAVLLCQPLPGLRTLISVPAGACGLPMGVFLLYAAAGAALWSLVLAATGYLVRVGFPWIADWMVPATLVLFIVLLGTYVLRLVRHRRENRREERRAAQSGVSRGGG, from the coding sequence ATGACCGAGTGGATAATCCAGATCGTGCAGCAGTTCGGCTATCTCGGCATCTTCCTGATGCTGATCCTGGCCCGCGTGCTGCCGCCGGTGCCGGCGGAGACGGTGATCCCGCTGGCCGGCATGGGTGCCGCGACGGGGGAGTTCAACCTGCTGCTGGTGGCGCTGGCCGCCGGTCTCGGCTCTGCCGTCGGGGAACTGGTGTGGTACCTGCCGGCGCACTGGATGGGGCGCGAGCGGTTCGAGGCCTTCCTGCGCCGCCATGGCCATTGGCTGACTGTGAAGCCGGAGCAGGTCCACCGCGCCACCGAATGGTTCGCCCGGCGCGGCGGTCTCGCCGTGCTGCTGTGCCAGCCGCTGCCGGGGCTGCGCACGCTGATCTCCGTTCCCGCCGGGGCCTGCGGGCTGCCGATGGGGGTGTTCCTGCTCTATGCCGCCGCCGGTGCGGCGCTGTGGTCGCTGGTGCTGGCCGCCACCGGCTATCTGGTGCGGGTGGGCTTCCCCTGGATTGCCGACTGGATGGTGCCGGCGACGCTGGTGTTGTTCATCGTCCTGCTGGGGACCTATGTGCTGCGGCTGGTCCGCCATCGCCGCGAGAACCGTCGGGAGGAGCGCCGGGCGGCGCAGAGCGGCGTTTCGCGCGGCGGCGGCTGA
- a CDS encoding NnrU family protein, with translation MTASLTLAAALLFLSHALPSWPGVRPALIARLGRGGFATIHSVGSLVTLALFVLAYRAADGGEVVFTPFDWAAPLVAMVMPIVFLLLVARVTTRFGSQSEPNPPRGVYRLTRAPGSLALLLWALAHLNATGDGRRVLLFGTMAAIALFALVKNEVVLRRSPGGRVFRAETSLLPLAGPQGWRGALRGLAEMGPARLAGGLAAYGGMLMLHPLLFGVDPLYWIG, from the coding sequence ATGACCGCATCCCTCACCCTCGCCGCCGCCCTGCTGTTCCTCAGCCATGCCCTGCCGTCTTGGCCGGGGGTGCGGCCCGCCCTGATCGCCCGGCTCGGCCGCGGCGGCTTCGCGACGATCCATTCCGTCGGCTCTCTGGTGACGCTGGCCCTGTTCGTGCTGGCCTACCGTGCCGCCGACGGCGGGGAGGTGGTGTTCACCCCCTTCGACTGGGCGGCTCCGCTGGTCGCCATGGTGATGCCGATCGTCTTCCTGCTTCTGGTCGCCCGCGTCACCACCCGCTTCGGCAGCCAGAGCGAGCCCAATCCGCCGCGCGGCGTCTACCGCCTGACCCGCGCGCCGGGCAGCCTGGCGCTGCTGCTGTGGGCGCTGGCCCATCTGAACGCCACCGGCGACGGGCGCCGCGTGCTGCTGTTCGGCACCATGGCGGCCATCGCCCTGTTCGCGCTGGTGAAGAACGAGGTCGTGCTGCGCCGCAGCCCCGGCGGCCGCGTCTTCCGGGCGGAGACCTCGCTTCTGCCGCTGGCGGGGCCGCAGGGCTGGCGCGGGGCGTTGCGCGGACTGGCGGAGATGGGACCGGCGCGGCTGGCCGGCGGGCTTGCCGCATATGGGGGCATGCTGATGCTGCACCCCCTGCTCTTCGGGGTGGATCCACTCTACTGGATAGGTTGA
- a CDS encoding CBS domain-containing protein → MKIREIMTRDVQTVRPDDSIRRAAQLMDQLNVGILPVCDGRDLIGVVTDRDITVRAISAGKQPDRCKVSEVMTANPRYCYEDDPVGSVTELMAGQQVRRVPVVDRNDRLTGIVSLGDLATDAKNDRAVQDALERISSPSQPDRT, encoded by the coding sequence ATGAAAATCCGCGAGATCATGACCCGCGACGTGCAGACGGTACGGCCCGACGACAGCATCCGCCGGGCCGCGCAATTGATGGACCAGTTGAACGTCGGCATCCTTCCCGTCTGCGACGGGCGGGATCTGATCGGCGTGGTGACCGACCGCGACATCACCGTCCGGGCGATTTCCGCCGGGAAGCAGCCCGACCGCTGCAAGGTGTCGGAGGTGATGACCGCCAACCCGCGCTATTGCTACGAGGACGACCCGGTCGGCAGCGTGACCGAACTGATGGCCGGCCAGCAGGTCCGGCGGGTGCCGGTGGTGGACCGCAACGACAGGCTGACCGGCATCGTCTCGCTGGGCGACCTTGCCACCGATGCCAAGAACGACCGCGCGGTTCAGGACGCGCTGGAACGGATTTCCTCCCCCTCCCAGCCGGACCGGACCTGA
- a CDS encoding DUF2934 domain-containing protein: MEHTLGPNDPRVRERAYQLWEQEGRPDHRHLDHWAQAAREIEEEDRRNSGGPHVNSPEAGLAVPDDVAARNQREAAAHLGQSSVPSDS, from the coding sequence ATGGAACACACTCTGGGTCCCAACGACCCGCGGGTCCGTGAACGGGCCTATCAGCTTTGGGAACAGGAAGGGCGGCCCGACCACCGCCATCTCGACCATTGGGCGCAGGCCGCGCGCGAGATCGAGGAGGAGGACCGCCGCAACTCCGGCGGCCCCCATGTCAACAGCCCGGAAGCCGGGTTGGCGGTCCCGGATGACGTCGCCGCCCGCAACCAGCGGGAAGCGGCGGCGCATCTGGGCCAGTCCTCGGTGCCGTCGGACAGCTGA
- a CDS encoding cold-shock protein produces the protein MHNQPPRSHVYRQPNVVATQVTATVKWFNPERGYGFVKVGDSGKDALLPASLVVPAGHTTLPDGATVVVDIVEDRKGQQVSVLHSVDLSTAAPARPQARDRGFGDRGGDRGFGDRGNRGFGDRGPGDRGPGDRGFGARRDAGGPRERNFGDRNFGDRGGDRGGFQGRGPDRGQDRGFQDRGQDRSFQDRGPRRPQASGPTSEVGATVKWFNGGKGYGFAQPDDGGRDVFIPARALESAGLRGLDDGQRVRMTVRQGEKGMEAVSIKVE, from the coding sequence ATGCACAATCAGCCGCCCCGCAGCCACGTCTATCGCCAGCCCAACGTCGTCGCCACCCAGGTGACGGCCACCGTGAAATGGTTCAACCCCGAACGCGGCTACGGCTTCGTCAAGGTCGGCGACAGCGGCAAGGACGCTTTGCTGCCGGCCTCGCTCGTCGTGCCCGCCGGCCACACCACCCTGCCTGACGGCGCCACCGTCGTCGTCGACATCGTCGAGGACCGCAAGGGCCAGCAGGTCAGCGTCCTGCATTCCGTCGACCTTTCCACCGCCGCTCCCGCCCGCCCGCAGGCGCGCGACCGCGGCTTTGGTGATCGGGGCGGCGATCGGGGATTCGGCGACCGTGGGAATCGCGGGTTTGGCGATCGTGGTCCCGGCGATCGTGGGCCCGGTGATCGCGGGTTCGGGGCGCGCCGCGATGCCGGCGGTCCGCGTGAGCGCAACTTCGGCGACCGCAACTTCGGTGATCGGGGCGGCGACCGCGGCGGCTTCCAGGGCCGTGGGCCGGATCGTGGCCAGGATCGCGGCTTCCAGGACCGGGGCCAGGACCGCAGCTTCCAGGACCGCGGCCCGCGCCGGCCGCAGGCCAGCGGCCCGACCAGCGAGGTGGGCGCGACCGTGAAGTGGTTCAACGGCGGCAAGGGCTATGGCTTCGCGCAGCCCGACGACGGCGGTCGCGACGTCTTCATTCCCGCCCGTGCGCTGGAAAGCGCCGGCCTGCGCGGCCTGGACGACGGGCAGCGCGTGCGCATGACCGTCCGCCAGGGCGAAAAGGGGATGGAAGCGGTCAGCATCAAGGTCGAGTGA
- a CDS encoding DMT family transporter — MIANMAALGAALCWAAGGLIAIGPVRVLGSIAFNRVRLTIVATALLIATTLMGGWQTLDTGSALTLALSGLLGIVVGDMALFWSLSRLGPRRNVVIYAANAPLTALLAYALLGEALGPWTVLGVALVTLGVMLAVALRSGSTHSWEAIQGSLLAGVSVCLLAAVGQAAGSIIAKPVMAAGADPIASAAVRVTTAALMFTAIGALSAIRGGGAAAGGGLSGGRFGGMLGGMLLPRGLTPKLMLQIAGNGLLGVGLGMTLLLVGLAHGNAGVVATLSALSPVLILPMMWLLTGQRPALGAWVGAAVAVAGVALIVNR, encoded by the coding sequence ATGATCGCCAACATGGCCGCGCTGGGCGCGGCGCTGTGCTGGGCCGCGGGCGGCCTGATCGCCATCGGACCGGTGCGGGTGCTGGGCTCCATCGCCTTCAACCGCGTGCGGCTGACCATCGTCGCCACCGCGCTGCTGATCGCCACGACGCTGATGGGCGGCTGGCAGACGCTGGATACGGGATCGGCGCTGACGCTGGCTCTGTCGGGTCTGCTGGGGATCGTGGTGGGAGACATGGCGCTGTTCTGGTCGCTCAGCCGGCTGGGACCGCGCCGCAACGTGGTGATCTACGCCGCCAACGCGCCGCTGACCGCCCTGCTCGCCTATGCCCTGCTGGGAGAGGCGCTGGGGCCCTGGACCGTCCTGGGCGTGGCACTGGTCACGCTGGGGGTGATGCTGGCGGTGGCTCTGCGCTCCGGCTCCACCCACAGCTGGGAGGCGATCCAGGGCAGCCTGCTGGCCGGCGTGTCGGTCTGCCTGCTGGCGGCGGTCGGACAGGCCGCCGGCTCGATCATCGCCAAGCCGGTGATGGCGGCGGGCGCCGACCCGATCGCCTCGGCCGCGGTGCGGGTCACCACGGCGGCGCTGATGTTCACGGCGATCGGCGCCCTGTCGGCGATCCGCGGCGGCGGTGCGGCGGCAGGCGGCGGGCTGTCCGGCGGACGGTTCGGCGGGATGCTGGGCGGGATGCTGTTGCCGCGCGGGCTGACGCCGAAGCTGATGCTGCAGATCGCCGGCAACGGGCTGCTGGGCGTTGGGCTGGGGATGACGCTGCTGCTGGTCGGGCTGGCCCACGGCAATGCCGGGGTGGTCGCCACCCTGTCGGCCCTGAGCCCAGTGCTGATCCTGCCGATGATGTGGCTGCTGACGGGCCAGCGCCCGGCGCTGGGCGCCTGGGTCGGCGCCGCCGTCGCCGTGGCCGGCGTCGCCCTGATCGTCAACCGGTAG